In Paramormyrops kingsleyae isolate MSU_618 chromosome 11, PKINGS_0.4, whole genome shotgun sequence, the genomic window AAAAtagccccataccattatccctcatCCACCAAACCGTACAGgtggcacagtgcagtcaggcaggtcacgttctcctggcatccgccaaacccagactcgtccatcacaatgccagacagagaagcgtgattcgttaCTCCatagaacacgtttccactgctccagagtccagtggcagcgttCTTTACACTCCATCTGACACTGAGAGGCTTGCAAGCAGCTGCTCGGCCACCGAAGCCCATTCCCTGTAGCTCCTGGCGAAGAGTTTTcatgctggggttaatgccagagggaGTTTGgacccgctctgttactttacacgTTCAGTCACTTCATGGCCGAGTTTCCGctgttcctaaacgcttccaccTTGCAGTAATACCTCTTACAGCTGGCCATGGAATATCGAGCAGGGAAGAAAGTTCACAAGCTGACttgcaaaggtgacatcctatgACGGCACCATGCTTGatttcactgagctcttcagaatgacccattctttcacaaatgtttgtaaacctgactgcatggctcggtgcttgattttatacaccggTTGccatgggtctgaatgaaacacctgaattcaatgattaagttGTGTGTCCCAATAATTATGTCCATATAATGTATGTATAATGATATATTTAcacttacatttttattattgattGATTGGTTTGTGCTGCTGAGTTTGAAAAAGCTGACTGGCTGATTCCTTGTTTCAGATTCAGATTTCAGATTTATGTTTATGTTCCTGATCTCTGTTGCTGTGTCTAGTAAGTACAGATTATAGCAATGGAAATGAGACATGACTTACATCACTTTTTCTCGGTGGATAATTACTGATTAACAAAGTGCTTCCTGTGGTGTTCCGCATTCTAACCCTATTGTTCTCTTCATGTGTGGCTGCTTGACTATAGTCCAGGTGCCCAGAGCGAGTCGTTAGCGTGGATCTGTGCTCTTGCTACAGACCATGCAAGATGCACACAGCAGCCTGAAGCCGCCTCTGGTTTCAGATTCCACCCTCTCCTTTCATtcatcctgttttttttctcttcttcttcCCAGATCAGTAGCCACACCTTTAGCAACTTCCTTTGGGATCAGGGACAAAATCCAGCAGAAACCTGCTGACAATGCGATACTGGAGAAGTTTTTCATCTCCCGCTCCAGGAATCCAGGACAGGTAAACGCCTGAAAGGCTGTTTGCATCGGCCGCTTTACGATGATGTTTGAGGTGTTTAACCACATCAGCCTTATTCGTGTTGACAGTAAGGAAGCCTGAGAGCGTGGTTGTAATGCAACGCCAAGGCTTGCCCAATCCTCTGCAATAGCTGAGTCACAGCATCTCCACCTTTCTCATGAGCCAGTGGCCTTTTGTTACAGAAAAGTGTCCCCGCGGTGCAAATGGCCGATGGGGTTTGGAACTCCTCTGCGGGATTATTAGTGTTTCTTGCTTTGATTCCATGAGCATTGTGGGTAAACttgctttaattaaaaaagCTTGCAGGCTTATGAAAAAAAATTCCACAGTGCCATTGCACTGCAGCGCAGTGAATACAGTGCAGAATTTTGAACGACTGGTGTAATGGTGTCATAAGTCACAGCAGGGTGTGCCTGTCCCAAGGCAGGGCGGAGTCAGGTGACAATTATTTTTCTCTCTTAGTCCAGATTTTGATGTCCAGCCGACATGTGTTTTATTttcctgtgtgtttttcttCAGGCTCCCTAGTTCTTGTGACTCCTCCGCTTTTTGCCGTCTCTGCTCCCTCTTCCTTTGCCCCACCGCTGTGTCACCCTGGTACTTCTCTGCCATCCTGCTTAGGTCACTGTGCCCTGGATGTTCTAACAAGAGGTCATCTCAACGTTGTTCACCCTACATTCCTCACACAGAACGACATTGATGGGTTGTCTAAGAAGTGCGGCTGGACGAGGAGGCAGGTGGAAAGATGGTTCCGGAAGAGACGCAACCGAGATCGGCCCGGATTGCTGAAGAAGTTTAGGGAGGCCAGGTAAACTGCCTGATTTCTCACCAGCCTCGGGAACATTACATGTAATACCAGCACTCATGAGCAATTCTGTGTTTCTCTCTGCAGTTGGAGATGCGTCTTCTATCTGTCAGCTTGCATTGGAGGCTTCATAGCCCTTAATGACGTGAGTATTGTTGTTATGCTGTGATGTACTAGTATGACTCATGAGAAAAGTGTGCCGACGTTTGAGCTCAATAAAGCATTTCTATATAAGTTCCTGTGTTTTCTGCCTTTTTCGAGCTACTTTCGTCAGCATGGTCAGCTTTCACGCCATTGTGCTGCCCTGCCATGCGATGCACACTCACCCCAAAGGCCAAACAAGGCCTTCAAAGGATATTGCCCAGCATTTTTCGTGAATTCATCATCTATCCAGCTCTCAGGTGAAGTTCAGGTACCCCCGTCATGGTAGCCCTCTTTTTTTGGAACCGCGCGCATCCAGCTCTATGCCTAAGGATTGAAGAAATTGCCAAGAGGTTTCTTTCAGTCACAGAAAAGTCCAAACCGAAGAGGAGGACTACTCCAAGACCCCTTCTTTCCTCTCTGGCTATTCCCAAGTCCTTAGCAACAGTGAAATCAAGCATGCGATATTCAGTGGTGCCATGCGAGATGCCCCGAGGCCGGCGGGCATCTGGAAACAGCAGGGGCCACTGGGCTCAAGACTAACGTCGCTCTGGCAAAGTTCACGAATGTCCGTAAAGTGGCATTACCTACAGTGGATTCCTTGATTTTCCAAATTGCAATGCTGTTGATGTGCCTGCGGTCACCCCTCCCTCGGTGAGCTGTCGGAAACAGCAGCACCATTAGAACTGCTGGAGTGAAACAGAGAAGGCAGGGGGCTCTAATTTAAAATGGATTACCTCTGTTATGGGATTGTatccctgtgggggggggggctgatgtgGTGGGCAGGGAAAAGAGGGTTTCCAAGGGAACCGCTGTTTGAGGTTTTGCAGCTAGATTTGAGAAGGGGAGCAGAGCTTAGCGCCGATGTTTACGTCACCTAAATTGTATGCTATAATTGAGATTTGTGTTATCCTCTTTTCAGCACACAGAGATCTGGTTTATGTAGCTCTCTTGCCCCTTATGTTCTGCAGAAACCCTGGTTTTATGACACGCGTGAAGTGTGGGCAGGCTTTCCAAAGCAGGTGCGTATGTGTTCCTCATCCCAAAACGGTCCGAATATTACAACCGGCCCTGTGTTGCTGACAATaattacctgtctgcttccAAATTAAACAGAGCTCCACTCCTTATTTAGAAGTAAACCCTCCGTTTTCTAATAAGAAGTTAAATTATTCTCTGGAATATCTCCCATTCTGCACTCGGTGCCAAGATGTAATCAGGCGAACCTTGACGCCAGCCATATTGGCACGTCGCTATTAGGATTATGTTGGGTTTTAGCTACAGTAAACTGCTGCAAAAACACACCAAAAGTGCATAAACATTTGGCTCGATCTATATTTGATCTGCACTGTTCGACACCACCTCTCTCTCCGGCCCTTTTGCAGGCCATCGCCGCATGATTAGCATTACCTCATAGAATAAATGGAGCATGTGGCCTGTTCAGAGTCTGATTCCTGCCTCTTTCCCGTGTCATTGCAGACGATGCTGCCATCCCAGTACTGGTATTACATCATTGAGCTGAGCTTTTATTTGTCTCTGCTGTTCAGGATCACTTTTGATGTGAAACGGAAGGCAAGTTTTGATTTATACTCTGCTTTACACCCATTCAGTCTGGAGATGCTTTTATCAGCCCTCAAAGGTCCTCTcttaagtgtgtgtgttttttttgctgatCTGGTTTGTTGGGTGGATCTGGAAAGCAGCTGTTTGTTTAGCTGTTTGTTTTGCATAGATGACTTTAGCAGGAATGCTGTGGCCTATTTACTTACTGCCTATTTGTATTCCTTTTGGCTGCTTTCTTAGGACTTTAAGGAGCAGGTTATTCACCATGTGGCTACTTTGACCCTGCTCTCCTTTTCTTGGTGTGCGAACTACATCCGGATCGGCACCATGGTCATGATCACCCATGACGTCTCTGATGTTTTGCTGGAGGTAAAGGCCCCTTTTGCAAAGGCAGGTCACACTTTACTCGAGGGAGCACAAATACATAGCAGCAGCTTTTTattgaagtacaaatcatgaagatatcatgaagaaatcatgaaccAATACAGTAGCTACTAGAGATTAACGAtacatcatgattcattaatgatgaacaaacatgaggtCAGCATTTCActtgttattcatgacttgttccttcagaagttcaaaaatatttacaaaattgacagatatagtaacaaatgtagttactgcttgagataaaagatggatcacgattcattaatgatgaacaaacatgaggtaaatatgtaactaagactacataagtaatagcataatactatattatttgtgccccgtcaagtaaagtgttgcccaATGACACAGTTAAGCCGTTTTTTCCTTCTGCTCCCTTCCAGTCCGCAAAGCTGTTCAACTACGCCAAGTGGGAGAGGACCTGTAACAGCATCTTTGTGCTCTTCGCTGTCATCTTCATCGTCACCCGGCTGGTCATCTTCCCGTTCTGGTGAGCCCACCTCTGCTCCGCAGGCGACCACATCCCTGCTAATATACTGCAGTGTCTCACAGTCTGGCCCTCGGGGACCTGCAGCGGTCCACGTGTTTGGTCACTTGCAGAGTCACGTGGCCATTAAGAATAGGAACTGTGCGTAACTCTTACCAATTCACCTTCAAAAGGGGTGTTTATGTGAAAAGCAAAACTTTAACGTGTTAAGCTGTGAAGGCAAAGTAACATTATATGATATGATTGTAAGTATTATGTGAGCAGCGCCGTGACCCACACCACCCAGGCTGCAGGTCCAGGTCCTGTGTCTGTGGAGTTTCCTGTTTTCATAGGGGTTTCCTGAAATACTCCCTGATTTCCCACAGTTTTAGACGGATTGGTGACTCTAAATGGCCCTTAACGTGTGTCCGTGTGTGCATATGCCATTTGTATTGGGCTGCCATCTTGTACAGGGTGCACAATGGACAGCCTGCAATCCTGGACTACAAAATGGGTTTGGGGGaatgaacaaatgaatgaatgaatggccAGACAGACTTGAAAATGGGTCATCTTGGCTGGACACAGCAGATATGTAAATACTTGCCACATTAATCTTACGTTATGAGAACTCTATAGTGTTGCTTTAGGAATGCTTACACGAGGTTTACTCATCTCCTCCCTGCCAAATAAAACCATCTCTCTCTGCTCCGCATCTAATCCAGGCTCATCCACTGCACGTGGGTCTATCCTGTGGAGCTCTATCCAGCTTTTTTTGGATATTACTTCTTCAACGTGATGCTGGTGGTCTTATTACTCCTGCATATCTTCTGGGCATATCTGATCCTCCGCATGGTGAAGAAGTTCATCTTTGGCAACGTAAGTGCACTGCCCTGGGGCTGCAAAGGCAGCGGATGCTGCGGACATGTGGAGACAGTCTGTTCATAACCGCTTTAGCTGTGCCGAACCGTTTGGAGACCCTCTACCTATCCGGTTAAGCACAGTGTTGTTTGTGTCGTGTTATTTTTTCCGAGGACCGCCCGGAAGGTTCCGTCCGGCAGCTTTTACGAGCCATAACGTGTGCAGGGAGGGGGCGCATATGGAGCGAGGTGTGACGTATGGGCCTTGACCCAAGTTATGGTCCAGTGGTGCTctatgggggtggggtggggggggatttgTCTCTCATAGTCTGTCAGTCGTCTTGCTCTGGGAGGCTTGGCTGatcattgttaaaaaaaatataggCACCTTAGAGGGCACCGCAACCGGGTCCTCGCGGACCTCAGTGGTGACCTTCGGGTCAGAAGCTCACCTCCTTAACTGTTGTTTTTTCCATTACGCAAaaatggagggagggagaaacaTCTTGGTGTGACTCTCTGCCCTCTCCACACCCCCGGCTTTGGGGGCCGTGTCACGCTACGCCTCCGATTCGGCGCAGGGGCGTCTGCAGACTATTTTCCCGGAATGGGCCCACAGGTGTGGAAGGGAAGCAGTCGGCCGGTTCTGCTCGGGGCGATAAGCTTCCCCGTGAGCCCAGCACTGACTTTTCAGCCTATTAGCATTAATGGTGATGGCAGGTGATCCGTATCAGCCAGGAATGACGGTTTCTTGGAAGAGAACGGCTTGTGGTGTTTGTATTGGTGTCCCCGCAGGGGCTAAGTGTACTGCAAAGGACCATTTAAAATGGATCTATTACTCATTAAATCACTCTTCTTTTACAGAAAGCAGAGCTTTAAGTTTAGAAAAAGATCCCACAATCACACTGTAATCTCAAACAGTTTAAAAAAGTTTCAAATAAATACAGATTATACATAATAGTAGAAGACAGCAGATGAGAATTGTTCCACCGATCATATACATTTTATGATGCCTCAACATTATCCCCTACCTATCTACCCTCCCAGCTGTTTTCTGAGATGTTCGTGGAAATTAATGAGTTGGGGTTACGTTCTCTAATGAATTAATTGCCGAGGTACTTGTCCAACAGCAGGTGTAATGGGTCCTCAGGGACTCcaagacggtccatgtttttactccgTCCCAGTTCCTGTTAGGGAGCAAACACGTGGACCGTCTTGGAGTGCCTGAGGAACAGGTTGAGACATACTGTAATAAAGGGCACTTTTACAAATTAAGGAGAATCTCGATCAGCTTGTAGCATAGTAGGGTTAAAGATCCCTTTTAAGGAATCAGAGAAGCGATCTTGTTTGGAAGATCCCCTCTTTGCATGAGTTCTTTCTTTTCCATGTTCCCAAAGACTTCTAAATTCTTGCGTGTTTTGTTTATAGAGTGCTGTCTGAAGAGTCTCTCCACTGCTATGGAATTAGCAGGAAACTTTGAATCCATTCATTCGCTGCGCAACAGAGAGGCAgccctgacctgacctgacccaACCGATTTGGCTGTTAGTCGGCCCAGTAGCCGTCTAAGTGAAAATGATGTATGTATTTGATTAGTGATGGAATATCCCTCCTCCCACAGCTGACGGGTGACGATAGAAGTGACAACGAAGAGGAAGAAGATGCAGGAAGTATAACAGAGGATGAAACATACCAGAAACTTGGCAACGGCTCAGGGTCAGTGGGCGCTAACGGCGTTAGCGGGGCTAATGGCACTCACTGAGGATGCACGCGGCTGAGAGACGTGGAAGTGATGACGATGAGAAAGCAACAGTCCTGGGAAAGAAGACAAAGGAGGATGCGACAAGGAGCACGCAGGAGGACACTTTCTTCATCCGAACATCCACGCTGCCAACCCTGAACGTAGCCGCTCATGCTAACACACGGCCACCATTAAGTAACGATGGCAGGCTATCAGCGCAGGTCGCTTGCCTGAAGGATTCTCCCAGTGGTGATCAAACAGCGATAATGCTGCATCTCGCCCTGTCCTCACTGACGacaccctcaccccccccccgccccacaccaCCCCCGGCTACTCCTAGTGTCGTCAACATCAAACTGGTTTCTCTGGTCTTTGTTTTTCCTCCCGTGCGCAAACCGCTTTGTCTCACTGACACGTGTGGCAGAGGCGTGTCCTGTTAAAGACGCTACGGAGTCACGAAGCGTGACCGTGCGTGTGACCCACTTGTCAGATCGCCTGAGGTACGCAGCTGGGCTGAGACAAAAGGCATGGGaacttgggggtgggggggcattttttCACTGTGTCAACATTGAAGCTTTAAATAACAGTCTGGCTTATTTTTACGTACGATACAGGCGTGGTGTCCCCTCTGCTGATTACAGAGAGCAGGACATAACTTACAAACGATGATTAGACTACAGTTGTACATTGTAGAGCCATTCTAatttttatgcaaaataaatatcTCTATCTGGGGCCTGATTAACACAATTATGCTCATATTGACAGACCTACTGAATACACATTGAGTGTTCtccttatccatccatccatccatcttctcacTGTTTTTCCTGCTCGTGGtcatgagggggggggctggagcatAGGCAGTAGAGGGCATATTGCTGGGGtccaccttggatgggatgtaTTTTAGTACTTTTTGTTTAGTTCAAATATGTTCAGATGCCTTCTTCTTAGGCTGAAATTAGCAGAAACGGTTAGTGTCGATAAACAGGAGACTCAGTCGCCCACCCTGACTAGGTTAGATCTCCTCCAACTGTTTCCCTCAGACAAGTTCAGCTACTTATTTACTTCCCTGAATCATTTTTCTGTTTAATCATTTGAAGGTTTTTTGAAGGAAAAGGCCAGTGGTTCTATGGAAACATTTCAGTGAAAAGATTCATCTCTGTGCTGAAGAACTAATTAATAATCTAACAGGGATATATAATATGAA contains:
- the cers3a gene encoding ceramide synthase 2: MFRTIQEWFWWDRIWLPVNLTWADLEDREGRVYAKASDLYATVPYAILFLLVRYLFERSVATPLATSFGIRDKIQQKPADNAILEKFFISRSRNPGQNDIDGLSKKCGWTRRQVERWFRKRRNRDRPGLLKKFREASWRCVFYLSACIGGFIALNDKPWFYDTREVWAGFPKQTMLPSQYWYYIIELSFYLSLLFRITFDVKRKDFKEQVIHHVATLTLLSFSWCANYIRIGTMVMITHDVSDVLLESAKLFNYAKWERTCNSIFVLFAVIFIVTRLVIFPFWLIHCTWVYPVELYPAFFGYYFFNVMLVVLLLLHIFWAYLILRMVKKFIFGNLTGDDRSDNEEEEDAGSITEDETYQKLGNGSGSVGANGVSGANGTH